A stretch of Pelagicoccus enzymogenes DNA encodes these proteins:
- a CDS encoding alpha-ketoglutarate-dependent dioxygenase AlkB, whose translation MDEQFSLGLGGDAKRDPYNVLPRDGESIYFGRMMDATEADQWLNHLLDAIPWKHDEAFIYGRHIVTARKVAWYGDQCFEYTYSGRTRTALPWTPELLDLKARVEDQAGASYNSCLLNLYADGSQGMAWHHDDEKGLGENSNIASLSFGAERRFDFRHKQRKEKVSVMLEHGSLLVMRGTTQACWQHQIPKATKVKQPRVNLTFRRML comes from the coding sequence ATGGACGAGCAATTTAGTTTAGGGCTAGGGGGAGACGCGAAGCGGGATCCTTACAACGTTTTGCCGCGGGATGGAGAATCGATCTATTTCGGCAGGATGATGGATGCGACCGAGGCGGACCAATGGTTGAACCACTTGCTGGATGCGATTCCTTGGAAACACGACGAAGCGTTTATTTACGGGCGTCACATCGTGACGGCTCGCAAGGTGGCTTGGTATGGAGACCAGTGCTTCGAGTACACTTATTCCGGGCGAACCCGCACGGCGCTCCCTTGGACGCCCGAGCTTTTGGATCTGAAGGCGAGGGTGGAGGATCAGGCGGGAGCGTCCTACAACTCCTGCTTGTTGAACTTGTATGCCGATGGCTCCCAAGGAATGGCTTGGCACCACGACGATGAAAAGGGATTGGGCGAGAACTCAAATATCGCCTCCCTCAGTTTCGGGGCGGAGCGACGTTTCGACTTTCGTCACAAGCAGCGCAAGGAAAAGGTCTCCGTCATGCTGGAGCATGGAAGCCTCTTGGTGATGCGCGGCACGACCCAAGCCTGTTGGCAGCATCAAATTCCGAAAGCGACGAAAGTGAAGCAACCGCGGGTCAACTTAACCTTTCGCCGTATGCTGTAA
- a CDS encoding SDR family oxidoreductase, whose protein sequence is MTSKIENQTAFVTGSNRGIGRAIAEALLQRGSSKVYAAARDTDSLSDLVARYPDRVVPVPLDVTDQEQVKAAAATAQDASIVINNAGALGSGSLLEGNLAEFRREFEVNYWGPLYVARAFANSLARNGGGTFVTISSVAGLANFPVIPSYSDSKAAAHSLIAGTRFELGRNGTKVIGVYPGPVDTDMTKGMEMEKVSPASVAEHILDGIENGIEDIFPDPFALTYAAPYEAGHKMLERRTVEMLSQPA, encoded by the coding sequence ATGACATCGAAAATCGAGAACCAAACCGCATTCGTAACTGGCAGCAACCGTGGGATCGGACGCGCCATCGCAGAGGCCTTGCTGCAGCGCGGCAGCTCCAAGGTCTACGCCGCCGCCCGCGATACCGACAGCCTTTCCGACCTCGTCGCCCGCTATCCGGATCGTGTGGTTCCCGTCCCGCTGGACGTGACGGATCAGGAGCAAGTCAAAGCCGCCGCGGCCACAGCCCAGGACGCCAGCATCGTCATCAACAACGCCGGAGCGCTGGGAAGTGGCTCCTTGCTCGAGGGTAACCTTGCTGAGTTTCGTCGCGAGTTCGAAGTCAACTACTGGGGGCCGCTTTACGTCGCCCGAGCGTTTGCCAATTCCCTAGCCCGAAACGGCGGCGGAACTTTCGTAACCATTTCGAGCGTCGCCGGACTCGCCAACTTTCCAGTCATTCCTAGCTACAGCGACTCCAAGGCTGCCGCCCATTCCCTCATCGCCGGAACGCGATTCGAACTCGGTCGCAATGGAACTAAGGTAATCGGCGTGTATCCAGGACCTGTAGACACAGACATGACCAAGGGAATGGAAATGGAAAAGGTCTCCCCTGCATCCGTAGCTGAACATATCCTCGACGGTATCGAAAACGGCATCGAAGACATCTTCCCCGACCCTTTCGCGCTTACCTATGCTGCTCCCTACGAGGCAGGCCATAAGATGCTGGAGCGCCGCACTGTCGAAATGCTCTCCCAACCTGCATAA
- a CDS encoding TetR/AcrR family transcriptional regulator has translation MARPIKHDRAQLLDTATALFWEKGYRGVSIKDLVKETGVLAGSLYSSYGSKDGVFVECIHRYSEMCAPMYLAAEQVESPLGQIEKLFEEVLEDATSEGGWRGCFVVNSLLEVAPDKPEIAETLKRYVEHAERWIAERLQQARERGELKAEIPIDEVAANLFGIALAVRVKSRAGESAERISSFAHSMLKSLLDVWKA, from the coding sequence ATGGCCCGTCCGATCAAGCACGACCGAGCTCAACTGCTAGACACCGCAACTGCTCTCTTTTGGGAGAAGGGCTATCGCGGCGTCTCGATCAAGGACTTGGTGAAGGAGACTGGAGTTTTGGCGGGCAGCCTCTATTCCAGTTACGGTAGCAAGGATGGCGTTTTTGTGGAGTGTATCCATCGTTACTCTGAGATGTGCGCGCCGATGTACTTGGCTGCGGAGCAAGTGGAGTCGCCTTTGGGGCAGATCGAGAAGCTGTTTGAGGAAGTGCTCGAAGACGCTACCAGCGAGGGCGGCTGGCGGGGTTGTTTTGTGGTCAATTCCCTGCTGGAAGTCGCGCCTGACAAGCCGGAGATTGCCGAGACCTTGAAGCGCTATGTGGAGCACGCTGAGAGGTGGATCGCGGAACGATTGCAGCAGGCCCGAGAGCGAGGGGAGCTCAAGGCTGAGATTCCGATCGACGAGGTGGCGGCGAACCTTTTTGGCATCGCCCTTGCGGTGAGGGTGAAGTCGAGAGCTGGCGAGAGCGCGGAGCGAATCAGCTCCTTCGCCCACAGTATGCTGAAAAGCCTTTTGGACGTTTGGAAAGCGTGA
- a CDS encoding CPXCG motif-containing cysteine-rich protein — protein sequence MNLEQDRTVACPYCGEAVGVVINCTLTSQEFVEDCQVCCRPIQFSVMVDEDGEIVDLQARSEDE from the coding sequence ATGAACTTGGAGCAAGATCGGACGGTTGCCTGTCCTTACTGTGGTGAGGCGGTAGGAGTGGTTATCAATTGCACGCTTACTTCTCAAGAGTTCGTGGAGGATTGCCAGGTTTGCTGTCGGCCGATCCAGTTCAGCGTAATGGTCGACGAAGATGGCGAGATTGTAGACTTGCAGGCTCGAAGCGAGGACGAGTAG